The following DNA comes from Capsicum annuum cultivar UCD-10X-F1 chromosome 7, UCD10Xv1.1, whole genome shotgun sequence.
TAGAAGTCATTAAGATGCAACAGAATATAAAATTGAATGAGAAACTTGATCACTACAAATAACTTCATCTTCAATGACCTTTAAGGACAAGAAAGAGGCTAAAAGAGTTGTGGATCTGTATGCCCTTGCAAATAAGAAACACTTAGAGTGAAGCAAAGTGACAAAAAAAGATTGAGGTACATATGTGAGGATGTCTGCTCATTTGTCATTTTAGTTTCACTAGATGGTAAGGGTCCAGGATTTAAGGATTTAAGGTTAAAACCTTAATCGAAAAGCACACTTGTGAGGATGCATTTACAAATCCTAGAGCCACCACCACTTTTTTTATCCCAATATTGCAAAGGTAAAGTGCAGAATAATCCCATGTTCAAGATCAAAGATATGAGATAAGACTTGAATGATCAGTTCCATTTGAATTCTAATATCTTACTGTTGAAAAGGGCCAAGAGGATGGTACTTCAAAAAATAGAAGGTAGTTTTTTAGATGAGTACAACAAGTTAGAAGCTTATGCAAATGAGATTAGGTTGAGCAATTTGGGCAATGACGTGGTGATAAATTTATCAAAGGAAGGGTTGGAACAAGGCAAAAGAAAGTTTCTTTGAATCTACATATGTTTTAATGCACTAAAGTTGGGATGGAAAGAAGGGTTGAAACCCTTCATTGGGCTGGATGGAACCTTTTTGAGAGGTCATTGCAAAGGGCAACTAGTTGTGGTTATAGGACAAGATTGTGATAATTGCTTCTATCATTTGGCATGGGCGCTAGTGGATAAGGAAACATCAAGGACCTAGACATGGTTTCTACAACTGCTAGAGAAGTCATTGAATCTGAAAAATAGCAAAAGTGTTACATTTATGTCTGACATGCAGAAGgtaaatttaagtttatgaatttgtGTTTATTTGAATCATTTTGTCCACTTTTTGTGTCTGTTTATGTCAttgaatattaatttattttacatgaTCAGGGACTGATAGACGCAGTGAAAAATGTCCTTCCTTTAGTCCACCACTGGTACTTTAAGATGtcgtaattatttttttaatttcttggcTAACTATTCACTTTTAGTGATTTACAAGTATTGTGTTAGGCATGTTGAGGCCAACTGGATGAAGATATTTAGGCCAGGAGAGATGAAAAAACTTCTTTGGTGTGGTGCTTGGAGTACATATGAAGAAGATTTCAAGGACTAGTTGAGTGCACTTAGTGCATTACCAGAAGAAGCTGTCAAAGACTTGTTAAGATTTGAACCAGTGAAATGGTGCAGGGCATATATAGACATTGTTTCCAAAAATCAAATAGTGGATAATAATTTTACTAAGTCTTTTAACTCTTGGGTATTAGAACCATGGGGAAAACCAATCTTGAAGATGCTTGAAGACATAAGAGTTAAGATAATGACTAGGTTGAAAGagactaagttgctcggactcgggtgcgGGTGTCCGATACGGGTACAGACCTAGAGGTCCGATTCTTTGCGGTCTCAATTTAAAGATTCGGGGATATTGATCTAGGGATGGATGCGGGTACGGGAATTtggcaaaaaataatttaaatatagagttataaaacatTAATTAGGAGATATTATATGAAAAACTTTGgaaaaaatattgttcaagaagaAAATCTTCGAAGGACATAAGAAGAAAAGCAATAAtgtagaaatttctatatacaagatattccattttcttcaatttcaccttagctTTTGCTTTGATAACTAAATTTCTTAAATCTCTCTGGACTTTTCTAgtcgattttggtcaaagtacccaaaatcaaTTGACCAGATCGGGTATGGAACCCATACCCGCACCCACACCCATGTCGTACCGACACGGGTGCGAcaccaaaagtgaagagtccgagtaacttagGAAAAGATAAGAAAATTGAGGGAAGCCAATGGAAGGATGATTTTAGTCCTAAGTGAATGGAATTGTTCATTGCCCATAAGAAGATAGCTCAATTATGCACTATTAATTTCAATGGTGATTTTGGCTATGAAATAACTGAAAGGTAAAGATAGGCACATAGTGAATTTGGTGGAGAAGAAATGCACTTATAGGTCTTGGCAGTTGACTGAAATTCCCTGCCCTCATGCCATCAAGGCTATGGAGCATAACAAAATGAAACCTGATCTTATGAAGGAAGAAATAAGTATGTGGTATAGTAAGGAAACTTACTTGAAGACATACAAGGCCAAGTTGTTACCTACAAGAGGTGAAAATTTTTGGAATATTTTGCCAGAACATGCAATGGATCCACCAGATTTTGTGAAAACTATTGGAAGACCAAGGACcaaaagaacaagagaaaaagaTACAGCAATTAAAAGAGCAGGAGAATGGGCTCACTCAAGAAAGGGAGCTAGAATGATATGTAGTAAGTGTGGTTCAGTAACACATAATGCAAGGACATGCAAGGTAGCAATTTTAATTGCTATATAGAATGAATAATTACATAAGCTGATTTTATGcaatatatttcagtttgataaAGAAGAACAAAGGGCAGGATTGAAGAGAAAAAGGGGCAgaactgaagaagaagaagaagaaaaagttcaagaaaaGGTGCAAGAGGACGTGTATGCTGTTAATTGTTCAGGCCCTCCACCAACACAAGAAGATGACGACTATTTAATGTCCACACCTGGACTGCCAGAACAACAGTATGAACCATTTGGTCCTGCCAGAGAGTCTGAAAGTGATCCAGCTTTGAGGCTTCAAACCGTTCCTGAAGACATTACAAGACTATTGGCAAGGCAAACTTCTAGAATGTCATACTCTTCTTGGAGCAGACTGATAGATTTTAGAGGTGATCTTTTCGGAGTAAGTGAGCCTACAGATCTTCCTTATTCATCCACTAAGCTTACTTGGAAAGGAAAAAGAGTTGTCACTAGCAATCAGTTGGAAAATGCAAGAGAGAAGAATCTGGGAAAGTTGAAGGCTATAAAGGCTAGTGGAAAATCCCAAATTTAATATGTTATGACTAGTCCTAAGCATTGAATGCTTTTGGTTTGTTTTTGGCTAAAGTTGATGCAAAACAGAAAAGTGCATCTGTATTTATTTTGGTAAATACAAAACAAAGAATGCTTTTATTTTTGCCGAATTTTGTGAAACATTATTGTGTTGGTGACTACTATATTTTCAGATTCTAACTTACTGTTATGAATGCAATTGCTGAAGTGAAGTTACTGTTTTTATGTTATGCCACTGTTATGAATGCAAGTGTGTTTTCTCAGGCTATGTAGTGGGATTAAGTGTTTGGTGGGTTTTTAATCTAGTGTGTTGTGGTGATGTCGACTTAAGTTGCTGAAGTATTTGCTGGTTCAGAAATGTTGTGGGATGCAGTTACatattttgatgatgtatatGCTGGTTCAGAAATATTGTGGGATGCTGGTTAAGAAATGTTGTTCAGAATTCTCAGCAGAGTTCTGTTACACACTTGTGGTAGCAGAATTCTCAACTCTTTGCGTGGTGAAAGGATTAAAGATGTTCAGTACACTGGATAATACCTCAGGGATCCGATATGGATGCgataatatttttgaagagttcgagcaacttaaAAGCTGCATAAAGCTAAGTTCCATTTAGTAGATGTTGCAGTGTTTTTTGTTCCTTGAGTGCTTTTAGTTTTCCTTATTCGAAGCAAATgcttttcttattatattatgctcAAGCATTTTGGAGGGTGGAGAAACTGTTTGCCGCATGTTGTACttctatatatgatgtaattctCATGAAGTTTTGTAGTAAATAATTGCTGAATATCAATATCTGTTATGCAGTGACAGTGAAAGCTGCCTTAACATCCAGTCTTTAGCATCCCTATTAGCAGGGATGAATAGTAATAGACCTTTCTCGCctttttggctaagatcaattgTAGTACCTGCTCTTATCGGTTAAATATTGGTGAATAGATTTCTTTATAATGGTGGTATCTGAGCCCAACTTGTATACTCATCAACTAATACTCCAATACTAGTATCGAGTagctctgtccaccaaggcttagacagatggaaagaaatcacctagtaaTATTTTTGCAGGAATGAAAGTGAATAGTGCACAACCAATGGATCCTCGGCCGAAGTTAGTTGTGTCACATGCTGACCATCTATGTGGTCTTTTGATGTGTCCATATATTTCCGTTTAAAGATAAATTTACGTGGCATTTTTTTTGGAAGCGACTTGATATGCCCGACTCTTAATATTCTTTCAGTATGCTGCTCGCTGCTCAGGCAAGTTCAACCTCAATTAGAAGGAATAAGAAGGAAGATCAAGATACTGCTTAGCTTAGTCAACACAAGCACGCGAGCTGTGATCAAGATATAGTTACTGTACCCCTTCAATTTTGAGTTGTAAATTTATTTTACACTGCATAGAAAGTTACTTGGTTAGTagctttctctctctctctctttttttttttttttagatatttccAAACACCTATGTTGTCCGGACTATT
Coding sequences within:
- the LOC107870126 gene encoding uncharacterized protein LOC107870126 — its product is MEHNKMKPDLMKEEISMWYSKETYLKTYKAKLLPTRGENFWNILPEHAMDPPDFVKTIGRPRTKRTREKDTAIKRAGEWAHSRKGARMICSKCGSVTHNARTCKFDKEEQRAGLKRKRGRTEEEEEEKVQEKVQEDVYAVNCSGPPPTQEDDDYLMSTPGLPEQQYEPFGPARESESDPALRLQTVPEDITRLLARQTSRMSYSSWSRLIDFRGDLFGVSEPTDLPYSSTKLTWKGKRVVTSNQLENAREKNLGKLKAIKASGKSQI